A part of Gallus gallus isolate bGalGal1 chromosome 26, bGalGal1.mat.broiler.GRCg7b, whole genome shotgun sequence genomic DNA contains:
- the IKBKE gene encoding inhibitor of nuclear factor kappa-B kinase subunit epsilon, producing MQSTPNYLWSTDDLLGQGATACVYKARSKKSGELVAVKVFNKASYLRPQEVQMREFEMLRKLNHKNIVKLFAVEETGSSKQKVLVMEYCSSGSLLSILEDPANAFGLAEPEFLVVLQCVVAGMNHLRENGVVHRDIKPGNIMRLVGEDGQSIYKLTDFGAARELEDDEKFVSVYGTEEYLHPDMYERAVLRKPQQKAYGVTVDLWSIGVTFYHAATGRLPFVPFGGPRRNKETMYKITTEKPPGAIAGVQRQENGSIEWSYELPLTCQLSVGLKDQLVPILANILEVDQEKCWGFDQFLAETNDILHRIVVDVFSLQQASSHRIYIHSYNTTSKFLDAVFKQTDIVPHHQEYFFEGHPYELDPNLQAHNFCRTARHNPLTLLSCAEQPEDVVGVRYKDPALDFPKFVPKVDVVADCSAAKSAVGAVHQALRIAQELRQCQELTVRGLHWVIGNLRSECSRVLEQRRGVHAVLSGLQLMEGKTRGLYEAIPGGSALPALKDVAAVRIRLQRVAEELSQCSHSIFDFQGALDGMVSELVQHGQQAHEDKSIRQIECCLEKMQLIYKQFRKARTCPALGYNEEQIHKLDKVNLGDLARKVLLIFQDKCAQRYQEALVLHGSRMRKVCEIKKQLKRLSNRISTCSVEASECQDCLQLALDKFLQTVVPEKHSLAMVPAVPSPVPLSQMRREMALQMQELLEQMKSVSYDLQFNNSIIERLSGAAPAPGV from the exons ATGCAGAGCACCCCCAACTACCTCTGGAGCACGGACGACCTGCTGGGCCAGGGAGCCACGGCCTGCGTCTACAAAGCCCGCAGCAAG AAATCAGGGGAGCTGGTTGCCGTCAAGGTCTTCAACAAAGCCAGCTACCTGCGCCCGCAGGAGGTGCAGATGCGGGAGTTCGAGATGCTGCGGAAGCTGAACCATAAGAACATTGTCAAGTTATTCGCAGTGGAGGAGACG ggcagcagcaagcagaaggTGCTGGTGATGGAGTACTGCTCCAGTGGCAGCCTGCTGAGCATCCTTGAGGACCCCGCCAACGCTTTTGGCTTGGCTGAGCCCGAGTTCCTCGTGGTGCTGCAGTGCGTGG TGGCCGGGATGAACCACCTCCGTGAGAACGGCGTTGTGCACCGGGACATCAAACCCGGCAACATCATGCGCCTGGTGGGGGAGGACGGGCAGAGCATCTACAAACTGACTGACTTCGGTGCCGCCCGGGAGCTGGAGGACGATGAGAAGTTTGTGTCTGTCTATGGGACAGAGGAGTACCTG CACCCCGACATGTATGAGCGTGCTGTCCTGCGTAAGCCACAGCAGAAGGCCTACGGTGTCACTGTCGACCTATGGAGCATCGGTGTCACCTTCTACCATGCTGCCACCGGCCGGCTGCCCTTCGTGCCCTTCGGGGGACCCCGCAGGAACAAGGAGACCAT GTACAAGATCACCACTGAGAAGCCCCCCGGGGCCATTGCAGGCGTGCAGAGGCAGGAGAACGGCAGCATCGAGTGGAGCTACGAGCTGCCCCTCACTTGCCAGCTGTCGGT GGGGCTGAAGGATCAGCTCGTCCCCATTCTGGCCAACATCCTGGAGGTGGACCAGGAGAAGTGCTGGGGCTTCGATCAGTTCCTTGCTGAAACCAATGACATTTTGCACAGGATCGTGGTCGACGtcttctccctgcagcaggcGTCCTCGCACCGCATCTACATCCACTCCTACAACAC tacCAGCAAGTTTTTGGATGCTGTCTTCAAACAAACAGACATTGTCCCTCACCACCAAGAGTATTTTTTTGAAGGCCACCCGTACGAGTTGGACCCCAACCTCCAAGCCCATAACTTCTGCAGAACAGCCCGGCACAACCCTCTGaccctgctgagctgtgctgagcagccagaGGACGTGGTGGGCGTGAGATACAAAGACC CGGCGCTCGACTTCCCCAAGTTCGTCCCCAAGGTGGACGTGGTGGCCGACTGCAGCGCTGCCAAG AGCGCGGTGGGCGCCGTGCACCAGGCGCTGCGGATCGCGCAGGAGCTGCGGCAGTGCCAGGAGCTGACAGTGCGGGGGCTGCACTGGGTGAT TGGCAACCTGAGGTCTGAGTGCTCGAGGGTTTtggagcagaggagaggggTGCACGCAGTGCTCTCCGGGCTGCAGCTGATGGAGGGGAAGACCCGCGGGCT GTATGAGGCCATTCCTGGGGGCAGTGCACTGCCAGCCCTGAAGGACGTGGCTGCAGTGAGGATACGGCTGCAGAGG GTGGCAGAGGAGCTTTCCCAGTGCTCCCACAGCATCTTTGACTTCCAAGGGGCGCTGGATGGGATGGTGTCTGAACTGGTGCAGCATGGACAACAAGCACACGAAGACAAAAG CATCCGGCAGATTGAGTGCTGTCTGGAGAAGATGCAGCTCATCTACAAGCAGTTCCGCAAGGCCAGGACGTGTCCAG CGTTGGGCTACAATGAGGAGCAGATACACAAACTGGACAA GGTGAATTTGGGGGACTTGGCCAGAAAGGTGCTGCTCATCTTCCAGGACAAGTGTGCACAGCGGTACCAGGAGGCTCTGGTCCTACATGGCAGCAGGATGAG GAAAGTCTGTGAGATAAAGAAGCAACTGAAGAGGCTCAGCAACCGCATCAGCACCTGCAGCGTGGAGGCCAGCGAGTGCCAGGACTGCCTGCAGctg GCTCTGGACAAGTTCCTGCAGACGGTTGTGCCAGAGAAGCATAGCCTGGCCATGGTCCCTGCAGTGCCTTCACCCGTTCCCCTGAGCCAAATGCGCCGGGAGATGGCTTTGCA gatgcaggagctgctggagcagatgaaGTCGGTATCGTACGACCTCCAGTTCAACAACAGCATCATCGAGAG GCTCAGcggggctgctcctgctcctggggTCTGA